Genomic DNA from Corylus avellana chromosome ca4, CavTom2PMs-1.0:
tgtgaaatcCAGTCCATAATGCACCAGCAAGGCTTAGAAATTCAAGTAACTTTCTGTCTTTGATGACATTCACATATATCACTGGATGAATCTAGCGGCTGTAGTGGAGGTTGTAAATGGGTTAGAGTTTGCAGTTTGGTTCCAGATCTTAGATGCCATTCCGATCCTGAGCTTCTCAAGATTATAAGGAAAGAACAAATCCAGAGAAGCACAAATGTCTAGATTGCCTATGGCTGGCCAGGGGTAGCCAAAACCAtccactaattttattttattttttttcttcttaaaaaaaaaaaaatcatattaatgAAACATACGAGACACTTGTCAAATTGGACAAAAATACCAACTACATTTATCAAATGTCCACAAGTATTATTTGCAATACCTTTTTTAACCGATGAGTCTGTTTGATGTATCGTTAAACCACatgtactaaaaaggtaattgaaccttaaaagaaaagaaaaaaattatatttagcttCTACGTTTTCCTTCGATTTCAATTTACACTGTGTTTCCAATTTGGACAATCAAGTCATTAGGTTTTCTCATGGTTTAAATAAATCTCTATGTCATTTTTATCTTCAAAATTAATGATTTTCCATATGCCACATTTGATACACCATGCTCACACTGCTCAGTGTCAATGCCACTTCAACAAATTTGTCACATCAGTCAAGTGCCCCGtcatccacacacacacacacgcacatatatatatatatatatatttttttttaaaaaaaaaaagtaaaacaccCCGCCAACactgagtgaaagaaaaaaacagagcGGCGTTGAAGATCCTACCCCTACCCACAACGTTTGCTTCAGTCTATCCCTTCCCCTTTTAGCTCCCACACCCACTTGAGCTGGTCCTCCATCAGGCTTTCAAGTCAATCATTCAAAAAAGGCTCATGAAGTAACATCCTCCATGTTAAACTTTTCAATTCTATTTGCAGCCCAATTGTCCATTTTCTTCACAAAGTCACAATTCTTCCAATAGTCACTCCATACTCTGTGAACGCATTAATGGGCTCATCCTTGACACTAAACTCgtcttttttctcctccataAAACGTGGATTTGGTTGATGGCAACGCCTATTCACACCACCCATGGCGGCAAATTGTTTGATTAATGCTATAATTTGGTTTTCAAACCGCTCAAATTGCTCATCCAATCGTTGCAAACACCATGTCAGCTACTCATCACGTGTTGTCTCCTCGTGTTCGTACAATTCACCAATACTTGCTTGTTGGTTTCCTCCTCCATGCGGTCCTCTACAAGCAATGGTAGGAAACAAAACCTTGGGTACTCATACTAACTTGGTTTCCTCCTTCAAGCTTTTgatgaaaaatagaagaaaattcaCCTTTAGTGAGTTTCTTACCGAAAATTGAGAATAAACAACATGTGAGCCAAACCGTCCTTATTAGGCCTAAATAGAAAATAGGGACACAaccctaaaaattcaaaagactAAAACATCTTGACGCACTCGATCAATCAAGCTGCAAGTTAATacaacaaaaccctaaaaccctaacgAACCATCTTTGGTTGATCGGGCATAGACTGAGTCATCGACCGAGCATCTCGAGTTATACAACTAGGACTTGATGCATCACCTTGGTCAATCAAATTAAGGCCAAGGCAATGACCCAAGCCCTTGGGAATTGATACCAAATATCATGATGCGTTCTCAGTCAATTGAGAATTGCCCATCAATCGATTGAGAATCTCGTGTCCAGTCTTCTTGTTTGCCTCTTGGTCTACATCACAAATCCTCTTCAATGTGTTCTTTCTCACATACCTTTTAAATCTCGCTCCTACTTGAGCTAGTCcttaatctttgttttagttcAATCTGTACTAGACTAACAACCATGAAATTCGCATTTCTCAACCAAATCCCACACTCAAATTTGATTCTCATTTCTATTTCATACCCCACTTTCTCTGTATTTCAACTCCCAAGATCTTTTGCCCCCAACATACCCATCAACTATCGTTGCCACTTGAGCTAACTCAATCTCGATTCTAGCTCAATGTCTCAAATAATCTTGAAAATCCACTCAACTAACTAAACCCCACCTTTGCTCCACTCTTTCCCATTTCATGATCCATTCCCTCAAGAATTCCTCGCTCAGATCCATATTCGCCTCCTCTCTCTTTGGATGTCCAATATTCTTTACAGTGAATATGGATCTGAGAGACGCTGCAGCAGAGATGAACTCAAGCAGACACCACGGGGTAGGAGTAGGATCCTCAACGCATCTCTTTTGTTGTTTCACATATTGTAggtgggattttttttcttctttttaccGCGTGGATGACAGGGAACTTAACTGACATGGTAAATTTGTTGACATGGTACTTACACTATGTGCATGGCGTGTTCACTGTGGCACAAAAAATTGTTGAAGTGACATATGGACCTATTTGAAACCTAACAAAACAATAATAGTATATCAAAGACAGAGAACCTCTACTTAAACCACTCCTATTGGTACCCATTCCAAGGCAATCAAAGTATTGgccaagctaaaaaaaaaaagaaaaaaaaaaaagcaacgtAGAATATTAACCGAATGATAAATAGAACAAATTGCCTTGAAATAAATGGGAAGGAAGCTTAACTTGAATGATAAATACGATTATACACGAGGTTCACACCAAAGACGAGTGGAGATGTATGATTAGTTCCAAAACAACAATGTAAATGATGATCAACTGAATCCAGCTCTTGTAAAAAAACAATGTGCCTTAAAGATATACTCTTATGCTTCTAATTGTAAATGTGTACTTGGGACGACGAGtttaatattttcaaacttgtttcATCTTATATTTTCGTTATTAAGACCTTCAAGGGTTAGATATCTGCATGCAcacgtgtgtgtgtatatatatatataatttatccCCCCGAAttatccacccatttttacttttaaccccaatgtttaaaaagtgacactttaccccatcaaacttccaaattgttgcaattcgaccattttgattatttttatttttttttttccaaaatgcctccatcccaagttaaaatttttttttaaaaaaataaaataaatataaataaaaattaaggggtggcttcggctcaactggggtggccagccaccccttaatttttaattttttttaaacatgggATGGgagcattttgggaaaaaaaaaatagtcagaATAGTTGAATTgtaacaatttgaaagtttgggagggggataaaatgtcactttttaaacattggggttaaaaatgcaaatgagtggatatttcaagggggtaaaatgtattttcccatatatataattcatgcaGTAGTATCTTCTTTGTATTGTATTCGGCTCAATCCTTTTGCTAAAAGATTGGAGTCAAATTGTAATTCAAATAAGAAAGCAATGAGTGGTTACCGATTACAGAGTGTACATTGTTGGGAAGTCATATTTGATCTCCTTCCGCTCCTCACAGGAACTCAAGAAGCAGCTCGCACTTTAACTTCTTAAGAAGAACAAGTGAATATGCTTCTAATTATAAATCCATTAAGCATACCTTATGTGGATAAAAAGACACTAAAACCTGTACTTTGACCTTGAGTTTcttaatcttttctttcttcttttttgtctttttttttttctgttcctGATATGGAGCCTATGTGGAGAATTCAATACGCAAGTAAATCAAAAAAGGAACCAAAGTGAActcaatttgatcaaaattacAACCTTCTGGTGTACTCTTTCAAAAAGAAGTTGGAAGCCTAGCaccaaaaaaccacaaaatgAGGGCTCAAATACCAACTGATGTTAGTTCTTAATTGTCCTTCAACAACAAACTCTGAAaccttctcttctctttgtgCAAAACGCTCTAGAATAAATTGAATCCCTTTAGAAACTGAATCCCATTTATGCCCACAAAATATGGCCATTatccccccaccccccaccaATGACAACATATACTCTATTAAGGAATCATACGAAGAACCTAATACTGATTCATGTGTGAACTGCAGTGAACTAAAAGACACTAGAGCCAATTTAAATCTCATGAAACATCAGATTCTAGAAGTTTCCATCGGGGTCGGGAGACAGAGGGGACTAAATTCCACAGCTGCTCAAATTGGCTttataatcctttttttttttttttttaattacgaGGAACCCCTCCAAGGAATGGCACTTTGTGTATTCACTCTTATTGAGTAAACCTGGTGTAAAGCGTCCCATTATTAGGTAATACTCCGACTTCGCTGACGGGCTGACtctaaagaattgtttgcactcaaaaGGCTTCAAACCTTAGACCTTAAGCCTGATGGaaatgccaccaagaccaaAGCCCTTACCAAATAAGTCAACTCGTTGGGGTTCAAATTGGCTTTATAACTAAACCGAGTTTCTTGGTCTAGCGAAAATTCAGCAAGGGCTATTTGATGAGCTTCTGCACTAGAGACACCATATGAAATAAGAATGGACTGTTCGTCTAACATCTATCAAAAGCATCGAAGATATTAAATTGAAACCTGAACTAagataattaaccaaaaaaaaatggaatctgTCGGAAAATCAAGAGAAGGCAGAGAGTagcagaaagaaaaagacatgTGACAAAAAGGTTAAGATATCAGAGAAAGACAAAGACGCTCACAGTCAGAGGCAGGAAGGAAGAGAACTCAGTCATCCATGGAAAGCTCGTCTTCTCCTCCACTAGCATCAGTCACTTGGTCATGCTTGAGGTTGCCACATACATTACATTCCAAGAAGTTAGAGGGAGTAGCGTCGTCTTTGGGAGGCAAGGGAGCCATAGTGCCCCAGCAATTTTCCCTATCACACATGTATCTGATAAAAAAATAGGCGTGAGGGAAATCAGCATTTCCTTGTCCTTGGGAGGATGCCATTTGGTCATGGTGGTCCTCATCCATCAGCTCGtctttctcctcctcctcctcttcctcctcggCAACATTATCGTCTTCATGATCGGACCAATTGGCTTCGACCTCGCAGCGGTCACAATGGCAAGTGAAGCCATAGTCCATCAACCTCCTCTGCCTGCTGGCATAATTCTCGTTGACGGGAAAATAGCTCAAGCAGATCTCCCTGCCTTGAGGAACATCATGAACAACGCGAACGATGATGTCGGTGTTGTTGTGGTGGTCGGGGGCGGTGTCGACGTAATCGAAACGGCAGGCATTGGGAAGGCAGTCGTGGTTGAAGAAGGAGGCATTCGGGTAGATACCATAAGCTCGGACGGAACGTTGGCCATCGTCACGGGGGGAGAAAGGCTCCATCAGCCCAAAGGCATTGAACTTGTCCTTGGCCAGCAATGCGGCAGTGAGTTCCACCGAGAATCcctcaagaggaggatgaggagGGCAGAGGGATGAGATGAGGGAATGAAGGAATTGCGCAGCTGTGGTGTCAGGGGCGTTAGGCGAGCCCTCAAGGGAGAGCAGAATCTGGAATTGGGAAGGGAAGAAAAGGGCAAGATGGTAGGCGGCAACCAGAAAACGGGCCTGGACCTGGCGTTCCACGGGTTGTTCAAGAACGAGAGAGGGGCAATCTCGGAGACGAGAAAGGGCTTGGCATACCCATAGAGAGTGGGACGATGTGAGCGCAGCGGACAGGCATTTTTGGCTACAGAATATATGATGATGGGAGCAACAAGAGCAAGGTACCACTGAactcgaagaagaagaagaggatagTAAGCTTCTGAAGCACTTGGCGCAGTACATGTTGGAAGTGGAGGAgtgagaggaagaagagaaagatgatTGGTTGATGTTGATCAACGGAAGAGCAGAGTAGAGGAGTATGGGAGAGTCCCTGAGGACAATCTGCCCGCCCCTCAGTGGCTGGGACGCCACAAGACCCCTCCCTCTCCCTTCTATCTCTGCCATCCTCAGCAACCCACTTGTCTCCGCCGCCGCCTGTGACATCTCTCTCCGCTCTATAGCAACCGTAGGGTTTTTCCAATGCTCGATTCTGTTTCTCGTACCTtcttactttattattttttaaagatgcTTGAGAATTGAGATAGTTTCGAAGCCCAGTAAATCCAACCCAATTGATGTTTGGGTTGCCCTGGGCCACGTCCAATTTTGATTGTTCAACCTAGcccaatttcatattattcgGATATATTTTGAAGACCTTCCTAAACTAAGAGTCCATTTGATATTGCGGTTttaataaatgtaattttaaaaattatgtttttgaaattgccactttttatcaaatatttgttatgcgaaatcgtgattttagtttaaattcgtattttttcaaataattaccCACATATCTGCTTATAGAAATTTcagatatttttcttattttaaattaagtgatttttaaatcgTAGTGCCAAACGTCTTACGTTTTgagatatcttttaaaaacgcagattattcttatgAAATCTCAATCTCAAATGCAccctaagagcatgtttgagaatttggattgtgtttgagaaatagagcttttaagtcaaaaaaatgttttttgacaaaagcttttattaaaagtgtgttttgtctttttctttttttttttcttttttttttttggcattttggacgcgaaatatgtatttttttcttcaaacagactttttgagtgttaaacgcatttttaagccttcaaacgcacactcaaacaggccctaagaACATGTTtcaaattgtgtttgagaaatagaacttttaagttattaaaaaaaaaaaaaaaaagttttttttggcaaaaacttcattttgaaGCTTCTGTCAAAAGTACGTTCTgacaatttttagagtaaaaaagtcaaagaagtacttttgaaattttttgacaaaCATGTCAGCTTTTgtggcacaactttttaaatattaaaagtattttttaaaatttctaacaCAATCTCGAACAAACCCTTAAATCAATTAGAGTTGAGTTTTTTCACGcgagtaatgctaaatgtcATTTGCATGTCTCTTTTGTATTCCTACAAAATTAATGCgacttttaaatcattattttttcaaattttaatagtgatttatcacaaattcaatagtaattttaaagtCACGTCAATTTTGAAAggacataaaaaatatataaagaagacttctagcattactcttttcaCACAAGTCAAGCTATGTTTGTCTGCAATGAGTCTTCACCTATCTTTGGTGAaactttgttttcattttagaCCCTTTATTACAATATGTGAAACATGGGCTTCCAATTTATCTCAAGGATTGAAGAGATTGATGGTTAAGGAATAATGAGCCGGTGACATACCTAGTGGAGTGGTGATCGTACAGTTACATGATGCTAAAGTACACTCAAATTTCCCTACTCTTAATCTAAATGGAAGGGAGAATATGAGACAACTGGAAATGCTTCCATCCTAAATTGATGTTTGGGTTGCCATGAGCAAgtccaattttgaattttccaacCCAACCTAACAGAACTTTATATTGTTTAGCTGTATTTTGAAAACCTTCGTATACTAAAACTGAATAGAGTCGAGTCTCTTTTATGTCACTCTTGGGTCTCTCAAAAAATAGGAATcggatcctctctagtccaaATGGACTAGAGAGTATCCAGTGTCCCATTTGTGATTCTAGGATTTTTTAGTCATGAACTGGATACTCTCTAGGcctttaaaatcatcatttaaacaaaattcaataatgatcaattataaagccaatgataattttaagaattacaTTATTTTTGGAGAGATACGAGAGTGATAGAAGAATGACTTAGCATTACTTGTTTTTCACACTACACTACAACTATGTCTGTCTGGTCTGTCTGCAATGGGTCATCGCCTATCTTTAGTGAAACCTCGTTTTGGATCCTCGATCCCGATATGTAAAATATGGGCTTCCAATTTATCTTAAGCAACAAATAGATTGATGGTTAAGGAccactaagagcattcccaatagaagagtcaaatgttacttttatctaaaatgattattcaaatgtttaaaaaacccctacattggattagcaaaaaaaaaaaaaaaaatgtaaaatagatatttgattgaaagaactaaaaaaaaaaaagctaaatgtagcagcatttTTTAAGAaggtcattttattttttattggttctctcacatgttttatcttttttccaaatcttttcctactttttatctgcatgttctttttttcccaaaacttttctcatttttcctctcatatattctctttttctcaaaacttttctcacttttaataatatttaaatgatataaataaaaatatagctaatcagatgtagatgcatttaaaaattaattagttaaactACATAAAagtgagttaaaaaaaaaaattaaaaaaaaaaaaaaatttgggggaggccgtagccacccctttggccatgggggtggctaggccacctCCATCTGGCCGGATTAGGGGTGGTGAGCCACCCACAAGAGCCCCAACGGGGTGAtcgaaaccaccccaaacccattgagagtggttttggccacccccatataGCCATGggatggccgagccaccccaaaatggCTGGATTGGAGGTAGCAATTCACCCCACGGtttatgggggtggttcggccacccccattgggACCCCCTCACCACCCCCAATCCAACCAAATGGGGTGGCTAAgtcaccccatggccaaaggaggtggccagccaccccccaaatggccaaaggggtggctacgacaacctttttaaatttaattttttaatgtttttaatatatatatattaattagatatatggacacatgttgatttttttaatggtgCTAACGTGGCtttctgtcaaattttagaCGGATTTAGACGAGGGTACCATTTCCGTTTTTATGTAAATGTGAGATACTTCAagtgataaaaactaaactatagggggtaaaaaataaaataaagttttttttgtttttttttttcaataatagtagaaatttcattgataaacaaATCAAGTGGGTACAATTTGTTCCATCAAAACAATTTCATGGATAGCCCCTGGAATAGATCTATTCCAAGTCTTCTTTATGAATCATTTACAAGCCTCTTGGGCCAAGCCATGTGCAGCCGTATTGAGAGAATGACTAACGTGATGACATTCCCAATTGGGAATAAATTTCAGAGCCATCTTAATATCTTCAACTAGCTGTCCATACCTATATGATGATGCTTCTGGGGCATTATAGCAGCAACTATTGAATTGGCATCCCCTTCCAAAACAAGATGAGTGACACTTATCTTCTTACTAAACATAACCACGTGATATGCTGCCATTGCCTCTGTTGCTGCTGGCTCCAAAAGTCCCTGCATGTGCATACATTTGGCTGCCTTCACATCCCCCACCTAGTCATGAATCAGAATGCCCACTCCCATGTGACCACTTGAAAGATCCAAAAAAGCATCCCAATTTGTTTTATGCCATCCAGCTGCCAGTGCTTTCCATTTGTCAAGTGGGCTTGCATCATTTCTTATCTCCTTCTCATGGTCGCCCATGGTGACTTTAAGGAATTCATCGGCTGCCAGTTGTACCTCCCTTAGTATGACCTCCGGGTGTGTGAACAACCCATTAAATACATAGTTGTTTCTCCTTAGCCAAAGCTTCCTTGCAGTTCGCATAAATAGAATCAGCTCCTCTTCCGTGCATCTTTCAAAAAATACCTCCACTACTTGGAAAAAATGGGACTAGGCACCACAGATTTCTAGACAATTATCTTGCTCGTACCCCACACATCCATGGCCGAACTACATGACCACAATATATGGTAGACAATTTTCTCAGCATTCTCACAGATTGGGCAATATGGGTCAGTTGCAACTTTCCTCTTCAACAGGTTGTCCTTCGTGGCAAGTACAATGTGGCACGCCCGCCACAAAAACGTTTTTTCTGCATTGACCACCTTCATCTTCCACAGACTTTGCTACACATTACTGTGATGTTTCCGTTTTGATCCTTCCGCTTTCATTAAATTCTCCATCCCCATAGCTAGATGGTAGGCACTGCATACGGAGAAATCGCCATTTGCAGTTCCTCTCCATATGTTCGTGTCTACTTGGTTGGTGAGACTCACCGGTAATAGCCCTGACCTCCTCAGGGCTGAAAATATTATTAAGTAAAGCTATGTCCCACCACTTTGTGTCTTGGTCGATAAGTTGCTTCACTCTAGCCTCAACCGTTAGAACTGTTGGTGGAAAGTAAACCTGGTACGTATGTGGGAAAGGGACCTATCTATCTCCCCACATATGGACACTTGCGCCATTCCCAATCCTTCAAATCACCCTGTTTTTTACTAAATTCCCTGAACCATGAATGCTCTGCCATGCATAatgttagagaatatatttcctacataaaagg
This window encodes:
- the LOC132179991 gene encoding histone-lysine N-methyltransferase ASHR2 translates to MSQAAAETSGLLRMAEIEGRGRGLVASQPLRGGQIVLRDSPILLYSALPLININQSSFSSSSHSSTSNMYCAKCFRSLLSSSSSSSSVVPCSCCSHHHIFCSQKCLSAALTSSHSLWVCQALSRLRDCPSLVLEQPVERQVQARFLVAAYHLALFFPSQFQILLSLEGSPNAPDTTAAQFLHSLISSLCPPHPPLEGFSVELTAALLAKDKFNAFGLMEPFSPRDDGQRSVRAYGIYPNASFFNHDCLPNACRFDYVDTAPDHHNNTDIIVRVVHDVPQGREICLSYFPVNENYASRQRRLMDYGFTCHCDRCEVEANWSDHEDDNVAEEEEEEEEKDELMDEDHHDQMASSQGQGNADFPHAYFFIRYMCDRENCWGTMAPLPPKDDATPSNFLECNVCGNLKHDQVTDASGGEDELSMDD